From the genome of Brassica napus cultivar Da-Ae unplaced genomic scaffold, Da-Ae ScsIHWf_1269;HRSCAF=1813, whole genome shotgun sequence, one region includes:
- the LOC125596724 gene encoding uncharacterized protein LOC125596724 — MAVKTDMSKAYDKTEWNFVKEVLTLLGFDLVWISWIMTCIESVSYSFLINGSPQGLVRPSRGLRQGDPLSPHIFILRTEVLSALCSKGQADGSLPGVRISRHSPPINHLLFADDTMFFCKSKPSCVAALMKILATYEAVSGQRINPQKSAITFSAKTQACVRAPVTNSMSISMEGGIGKYLGLPEQFGRRKRDIFASILDRIRQKAHSWTTRFLSGAGKQVMLKSVLAAMPCYSMSCFKIPISLCKQIQSILTRFWWDANPEKKKMCWVAWETLTLPKYAGGLGFRDLETFNDAFLAKIGWRILNEPQPPSTCLNGILAGREILRKGLSWAVGDGESIRLWDDPWLSFTSPKQPVGLATMEHAPLKVTDLLCPLTNKWQVEKIRRILPQYEDDILRIKTSSTLARDKLLWLPEKSGLYSTKTGYGLAIIADKPVTEANNPVNWLKHVWNVKTAPKIKDFLWRVMKHAIPVSSNLERRGVLRFNCKTCGEHEDDLHVVLKCPLAEDVWCNMPITVRPLCSVSSVAEMFKQGDTFLPLPSVGLNAPSWPWVVWNLWKARNKFAFENIAFTAQEIILKSIKDAREWSNAQVGNRATVASNASSPLPHRRDICPPPTFQPGILVCKVDASWDSNSGRCGIGGIFSGDNTVMLPIFSEAHNHVSSALMA, encoded by the exons ATGGCCGTgaaaacggatatgagcaaagctTACGATAAGACTGAATGGAACTTTGTGAAGGAAGTGTTAACACTGCTCGGATTTGATCTAGTTTGGATATCTTGGATAATGACATGTATCGAATCAGTGTCTTACTCCTTTTTGATAAATGGTTCACCACAAGGATTGGTTCGACCATCGCGTGGGCTCCGACAAGGGGATCCTCTGTCGCCACACATCTTTATCCTACGCACTGAAGTTCTCTCTGCACTATGCTCGAAAGGCCAAGCGGATGGATCTCTTCCCGGGGTCAGGATATCTCGACATAGTCCTCCCATAAACCATCTCCTCTTCGCTGACGATACCATGTTCTTTTGCAAGTCCAAGCCGTCGTGTGTCGCAGCGTTAATGAAGATATTGGCCACTTATGAAGCAGTTTCGGGACAGAGGATAAATCCACAAAAATCTGCTATAACCTTCTCAGCTAAGACGCAAGCCTGTGTTCGAGCTCCGGTTACGAACAGCATGTCGATCTCTATGGAGGGAGGTATAGGGAAATACTTAGGGCTTCCTGAACAGTTTGGTCGTAGGAAACGAGACATCTTTGCATCGATTCTGGACAGAATAAGGCAAAAGGCTCATAGTTGGACAACTAGATTCCTTTCGGGCGCCGGAAAGCAAGTGATGCTCAAGTCTGTGCTTGCAGCAATGCCATGCTATTCTATGTCATGTTTCAAGATCCCAATCTCTCTTTGTAAGCAAATCCAGTCGATCTTGACACGATTTTGGTGGGACGCTAACCCGGAGAAGAAAAAGATGTGTTGGGTAGCTTGGGAAACATTAACGTTGCCAAAATATGCTGGTGGTCTTGGTTTTAGAGACTTGGAAACCTTTAATGATGCGTTTCTTGCTAAGATTGGCTGGCGAATTCTAAACGAACCACAACCTCCTAGCACATGTCTTAATGG TATCTTGGCTGGAAGAGAGATTCTTAGGAAAGGGCTCAGCTGGGCAGTGGGTGATGGCGAAAGCATCCGGTTATGGGATGATCCCTGGCTCTCTTTCACTTCTCCAAAACAACCAGTTGGTCTCGCTACAATGGAACACGCCCCTCTGAAAGTCACTGACCTTTTGTGTCCACTTACAAATAAATGGCAAGTGGAGAAGATCAGAAGGATCCTACCTCAGTATGAGGATGATATTTTGAGAATAAAAACTAGTTCTACTCTTGCGCGAGACAAGCTACTCTGGCTCCCGGAGAAGTCAGGTTTATATTCCACCAAAACTGGTTATGGTCTTGCGATCATTGCTGATAAACCGGTTACGGAGGCAAACAATCCAGTGAACTGGTTAAAACATGTATGGAACGTCAAAACAGCCCCCAAGATCAAGGATTTCCTTTGGAGAGTCATGAAACATGCCATCCCTGTTAGCTCCAATTTGGAAAGGAGAGGAGTTCTGAGGTTTAACTGTAAAACGTGTGGGGAGCATGAGGATGATCTCCATGTCGTTCTTAAGTGTCCACTAGCGGAAGATGTATGGTGCAACATGCCGATTACTGTAAGACCACTTTGCTCTGTCTCTTCGGTTGCAGAAATGTTTAAACAAGGAGATACCTTCCTTCCTCTACCATCAGTGGGTCTTAATGCACCCTCGTGGCCTTGGGTGGTCTGGAATTTATGGAAAGCTAGAAACAAGTTTGCGTTTGAAAACATAGCCTTCACAGCACAAGAAATCATCCTCAAGAGCATTAAAGATGCAAGAGAATGGAGTAACGCTCAAGTCGGAAACAGAGCAACCGTTGCTTCTAACGCTTCTTCTCCATTACCCCACCGCCGTGATATTTGCCCGCCCCCAACGTTCCAACCTGGAATCCTAGTGTGTAAGGTCGATGCGTCCTGGGATTCTAACTCCGGCAGATGTGGTATAGGTGGAATATTTTCCGGTGATAATACTGTGATGCTTCCCATCTTTTCAGAAGCACATAACCATGTGTCATCAGCTTTAATGGCATAA
- the LOC106382593 gene encoding LOW QUALITY PROTEIN: adenylyl-sulfate kinase 2, chloroplastic (The sequence of the model RefSeq protein was modified relative to this genomic sequence to represent the inferred CDS: inserted 1 base in 1 codon; deleted 1 base in 1 codon), giving the protein MEGLAIRASRPSIFCSLPGLGGDSQRRPLSDGFLRLPASSNAAVNTNLVASSVSFHPISAVNLSAQASLTADVPALSDNXLQQKGCVIWITGLSGSGKSTVACALSKALFERGKLTYTLDGDNVRHGLNRDLTFKAEDRTENIRRIGEVAKLFADVGVICIASLISPYRRDRDACRSLLPEGDFVEVYMDVPLSVCESRDPIKGLYKLARAGKIKGFTGIDDPYEAPLNCEVVLKHTGDDVSCSPRQMAENIISYLQDKGYLEG; this is encoded by the exons ATGGAAGGATTAGCTATCAGAGCATCTCGACCATCAATTTTCTGCTCTCTTCCGGGTCTCGGCGGTGATTCTCAGAGACGACCTCTAAGTGACGGTTTCCTAAGGCTGCCGGCGTCGTCTAATGCGGCGGTTAACACAAACTTAGTCGCGAGTTCTGTTTCTTTTCATCCAATCTCCGCCGTCAATTTGTCTGCACAAGCTTCCCTCACCGCCGATGTCCCCGCCCTTTCAGACA TTCTTCAACAAAAGGGTTGTGTCATCTGGATCACTGGTCTCAGCGGTTCAGGGAAAAGCACTGTCGCGTGTGCGCTAAGTAAAGCATTGTTTGAAAGAGGCAAACTTACTTACACACTCGACGGCGACAATGTACGTCATGGCCTTAACCGGGACCTCACTTTCAAAGCTGAGGATCGTACCGAAAACATACGCAGGATCG GTGAGGTGGCTAAGCTGTTTGCTGATGTTGGAGTCATTTGTATAGCAAGTTTGATTTCTCCGTACCGGAGAGACAGAGACGCGTGCCGGTCCCTGTTACCCGAAGGCGACTTCGTGGAG gtTTACATGGACGTTCCTCTGTCTGTGTGCGAGTCAAGAGATCCA ATTAAGGGGTTGTACAAGCTCGCACGTGCCGGGAAGATCAAAG GTTTTACTGGAATCGATGACCCTTACGAGGCGCCATTGAATTGCGAG GTCGTGCTGAAACACACAGGAGACGACGTCTCTTGTTCGCCACGTCAGATGGCTGAAAACATCATCTCTTACTTGCAAGACAAAGGTTACCTTGAAGGCTAA
- the LOC125596725 gene encoding uncharacterized protein LOC125596725 gives MIQKPRAVIDFMAQIWNLEGRIEGKLWDSTSFTSNLKQKLTSFRFLKRDPSYHYKRWMLLMQRWEPTVSEHFPSNISFNVRVHGIPLHYWSEGTVKTIDKELGNYVVKDAKEAKIWVEVNGLQPLIMKMEIELPTEDVTEVEFEYIKIEKYCFTCFSLFHEESDCPQRPQNALPPKERKLGITQMIALQRIEAEKKRHDDRRGYIRPEVFRTSTRQSEDSYAQNRGYRTSDRGYYTRREDHRRDQNRPNSGSFAHQKLPVTPSANSDIRGTILPVAERNLPSNPRDEVTPTRSLKDHLGIPLNGNEGTTSGSKEQRSALAHLTYPIPNEEQPARRTPSFESGRLQKAVIRTEEVEMVNQEIIEESSPLAGRIPATLRLGAGSWRTIKRGVIPIAPQSKVANKRRSLSFAHYFSVTPNGLSGSLSLFWNDDTDITILQSSPSLIDTRIVHKGSMSFISFVYGAPAAENRASFWSKLTTVGQGRDDPWLLKGDFNDILNNAEKIGGPTRPEGSFTAFRSFVAQNGLWDLKHSGEQLLWRGNEYTHFIRSRLDRAMASCSWLEAYPMGRCRYLRFEGSDHRPLISYFNSDKPKRRGMFRFNRALTEHEEVTQLIDTAWNSSPLNSVIEKLNARRRNIIRWAKEQQMQSNVAIERNQQALETALSAATPDPALIEHMNSKLGRAYLAEEMFWQQRSRIQWLKQGDRNMGFFHAATRTRRVINSILVLEDDQGGVVYEEHDIARVISLYFAKIFTSNGNESFSQLQGLLSKKVTPEMNAMLTTIPSDSEIKVAVNSINGGKALGPDGFSATFYQSYWHIVGNEVIKDVREFFTTSQLHPHQNETHVRLIPKITEPRSVAHYRPIELCNTHYKNIAKILTRRLKPLL, from the exons ATGATTCAAAAACCTAGAGCCGTCATTGACTTTATGGCCCAAATTTGGAACCTAGAAGGAAGGATTGAGGGTAAGCTTTGGGACTCGACAAGTTTCACAtcaaatttgaaacaaaaactgACCTCCTTCAGGTTCTTGAAAAGGGACCCTAGCTACCACTACAAAAGGTGGATGCTTCTAATGCAGCGATGGGAGCCAACGGTGTCGGAACACTTCCCATCAAACATCTCCTTTAACGTAAGGGTACACGGTATACCTCTACACTACTGGTCAGAGGGCACTGTAAAAACGATTGATAAAGAACTGGGAAACtatgttgttaaagatgctaaggaGGCTAAGATTTGGGTAGAGGTTAACGGCTTACAGCCGTTAATTATGAAAATGGAGATAGAACTTCCCACAGAGGATGTAACAGAAGTTGAGTTTGAATACATCAAAATCGAAAAATATTGCTTTACCTGCTTCTCTCTATTTCATGAGGAATCTGACTGCCCACAGCGTCCTCAAAATGCACTACCGCCTAAAGAAAGAAAGCTAGGCATTACGCAGATGATTGCGCTACAGAGAATAGAAGCGGAGAAGAAACGGCATGACGATAGGAGAGGGTACATAAGACCCGAGGTTTTCCGGACTTCTACTCGACAGTCTGAAGATAGTTATGCACAAAACAGAGGCTACAGAACCTCAGATAGAGGCTACTACACTCGCAGAGAGGATCACAGAAGAGACCA GAACAGACCCAACTCGGGATCTTTTGCTCACCAAAAGTTACCAGTAACTCCTTCTGCAAACTCTGATATCAGAGGGACAATACTACCTGTGGCAGAGCGCAACCTACCCTCTAATCCTAGAGATGAGGTCACTCCAACTCGCTCTCTCAAGGATCATCTCGGAATCCCTCTTAATGGCAACGAAGGTACAACCTCAGGTTCAAAAGAGCAAAGATCTGCTTTGGCACATCTCACTTATCCCATCCCTAATGAAGAACAGCCAGCTAGAAGAACTCCTAGTTTTGAGTCAGGACGTCTCCAAAAAGCGGTGATCAGAACCGAGGAAGTTGAGATGGTAAATCAGGAGATAATAGAGGAATCATCTCCATTAGCAGGAAGGATCCCTGCAACCCTTAGGCTCGGTGCTGGGAGCTGGAGGACAATCAAGAGGGGTGTAATTCCAATTGCTCCACAGAGTAAGGTAGCAAACAAGAGAAGG AGCCTCAGCTTTGCTCATTACTTCTCGGTTACACCTAATGGCCTTAGTGGCAGCCTGTCTCTCTTTTGGAACGATGATACAGACATCACAATTCTTCAATCTTCTCCCAGCCTTATAGATACTAGAATTGTGCACAAAGGAAGCATGTCCTTTATCTCCTTCGTTTATGGTGCACCGGCTGCAGAAAATAGAGCTTCCTTCTGGAGCAAGCTAACCACGGTGGGACAGGGACGAGATGACCCATGGTTACTTAAGGGAGACTTCAACGATATCCTCAATAATGCAGAGAAGATTGGAGGGCCTACTAGACCTGAAGGCTCTTTTACTGCTTTCCGATCCTTTGTGGCGCAAAATGGATTGTGGGATCTCAAACACTCAGGAGAACAACTGTTATGGCGGGGAAACGAGTACACACACTTCATACGATCTAGGCTAGATCGAGCTATGGCGAGTTGTTCTTGGTTGGAAGCATACCCGATGGGTAGATGTCGATACCTAAGGTTCGAAGGCTCGGACCATAGGCCTCTGATCTCATACTTCAACTCGGATAAACCAAAAAGACGAGGCATGTTCCGATTCAATAGAGCTTTGACGGAACATGAGGAGGTTACTCAATTAATCGACACAGCATGGAACTCTTCTCCACTCAACTCTGTGATAGAGAAACTGAATGCTCGCAGAAGAAATATCATCCGCTGGGCAAAGGAACAACAAATGCAAAGCAATGTGGCTATAGAGCGGAACCAACAGGCACTAGAGACAGCGCTATCTGCTGCCACACCAGACCCAGCACTCATTGAGCACATGAATTCGAAACTAGGTCGAGCGTACTTAGCAGAAGAAATGTTTTGGCAGCAGAGGAGTAGAATTCAATGGCTCAAGCAAGGAGATCGGAATATGGGGTTTTTTCACGCAGCCACTAGAACACGACGAGTAATAAACTCCATTCTGGTTCTTGAGGATGACCAAGGAGGCGTGGTATATGAAGAACATGACATCGCTAGAGTGATCTCCCTCTACTTCGCCAAAATTTTCACATCCAATGGCAATGAATCCTTCTCCCAACTCCAAGGACTCCTCTCCAAAAAGGTCACTCCAGAGATGAATGCTATGTTGACAACAATTCCGAGCGATTCGGAGATTAAAGTTGCGGTAAACTCTATCAATGGAGGCAAGGCTCTGGGTCCCGATGGGTTCTCAGCAACCTTTTACCAGTCTTACTGGCATATTGTGGGTAATGAAGTTATAAAGGATGTTAGAGAATTCTTCACCACCAGCCAGCTACATCCGCATCAAAACGAGACTCATGTACGGCTTATTCCCAAAATCACGGAGCCACGATCAGTAGCACATTATAGGCCTATTGAGTTATGCAACACTCACTACAAGAATATCGCAAAAATACTCACCCGAAGACTCAAGCCGTTATTGTAG